The Cyanobacteria bacterium FACHB-DQ100 genome includes a window with the following:
- a CDS encoding di-heme enzyme: MKGWFNLAILTLLAFCLSIGLSAAFSRSDAASSYDWQLPAWTPPPIVPANNPMSAAKVELGRHLFYEKRLSVTGEFSCATCHDQSRAFTEKKSVSIGATGEAHPRNAMSLANVAYNSVLTWANPLMADLETQLLVPLFGEHPIEMGMAGKETEIVALLRDDSQYRRMFAAAFGNEAISINTMARAIAAFERSLISFNSPYDQYRYGGNDRAISEAAKRGEALFESEKLECFHCHGGINFSDSTVHSRSGFKEIAFHNTGLYNLDNKGAYPANNTGIHEITLKPSDMGRFKAPTLRNIALTAPYMHDGSIGTLEQVIEHYAAGGRTIHAGQFAGAGSENPLKSSFVKGFKLSDREKQDLLAFLRSLTDESFVKNPAFSNPQVDRKN; this comes from the coding sequence ATGAAGGGCTGGTTTAACCTTGCGATTCTTACCCTTCTCGCCTTCTGCCTGTCGATCGGCTTGAGTGCTGCATTTTCTAGAAGTGATGCAGCCTCTAGCTACGATTGGCAACTCCCCGCATGGACACCACCGCCGATCGTGCCTGCCAACAATCCGATGAGTGCTGCAAAAGTCGAACTCGGACGGCATCTCTTTTATGAAAAGCGTCTTTCGGTTACGGGGGAATTTTCTTGCGCCACCTGTCACGACCAATCCCGCGCCTTCACTGAGAAAAAATCGGTGTCGATCGGTGCCACCGGAGAGGCGCATCCCCGAAACGCGATGAGCTTGGCGAATGTTGCCTACAATTCGGTACTCACTTGGGCAAATCCGTTAATGGCTGATCTAGAAACTCAGCTACTTGTGCCGCTATTCGGGGAGCACCCGATCGAGATGGGCATGGCGGGCAAAGAAACAGAGATAGTTGCACTGTTGCGCGATGATTCGCAGTATCGTCGGATGTTCGCTGCTGCGTTCGGGAATGAAGCAATCAGCATTAATACAATGGCAAGAGCGATCGCAGCATTTGAACGATCGCTGATTTCGTTTAATTCACCCTACGATCAATACCGCTATGGAGGGAACGATCGGGCAATTTCCGAGGCTGCAAAACGGGGTGAAGCCTTGTTTGAAAGTGAAAAATTGGAATGCTTTCATTGTCACGGAGGGATTAACTTTTCTGATTCCACCGTTCATTCCCGTTCTGGTTTCAAGGAAATTGCATTTCACAACACTGGTCTATACAATCTCGATAACAAAGGTGCTTATCCCGCTAATAACACGGGTATTCACGAAATTACTCTCAAGCCGTCTGATATGGGACGTTTCAAAGCACCCACCTTGCGAAATATTGCCTTAACTGCACCCTATATGCACGATGGCAGTATTGGCACACTAGAGCAAGTGATCGAGCATTATGCGGCGGGGGGTCGAACAATTCACGCAGGTCAGTTTGCGGGAGCGGGTAGCGAGAATCCGCTTAAGAGTTCATTTGTGAAAGGGTTTAAGTTAAGCGATCGTGAAAAGCAGGATCTTCTCGCTTTTCTTCGCAGTCTCACCGATGAATCGTTTGTGAAGAATCCGGCATTTAGCAATCCTCAGGTCGATCGCAAAAATTGA
- a CDS encoding Nif3-like dinuclear metal center hexameric protein, with amino-acid sequence MITQQSLVEFLDRFFNVDRYPEEERGGIYQLSDRPIRRLGLALEPIPQIDYWITKNQIDALFLHRPWQFNSDLDIGIVFYHLAFDERLTLGFNLQLADVLSLVNVQRFGYKADRAIGMIGEVPSQSFDRYCVQVREIFGGYESANTYSCSEANGQADTTGKVAIVGAMNDGLIRSAAEQGATVYITGQFRVSAKQAVLDTGMCVIEVGHRRCEQWGLRTLSAVLRQRWSALRTIVIS; translated from the coding sequence ATGATTACTCAGCAGTCATTGGTTGAATTTCTCGATCGCTTCTTCAATGTGGATCGGTATCCTGAAGAGGAGCGAGGCGGAATTTATCAACTCAGCGATCGTCCGATTCGCCGCTTGGGACTGGCGCTTGAACCGATTCCGCAGATCGATTACTGGATCACAAAAAATCAAATTGATGCACTCTTCTTACATCGTCCTTGGCAGTTTAATTCTGATCTTGATATTGGTATCGTTTTTTATCATTTAGCGTTCGATGAGCGGTTGACGTTAGGATTTAACTTGCAATTGGCAGATGTATTATCGCTTGTGAACGTGCAGCGGTTCGGATACAAAGCAGACCGAGCGATCGGTATGATTGGAGAGGTTCCATCTCAAAGTTTTGATCGCTACTGTGTTCAGGTGCGAGAGATTTTTGGGGGTTATGAGTCTGCGAACACGTACTCGTGTAGCGAAGCTAACGGACAGGCGGATACGACGGGGAAAGTGGCGATCGTGGGAGCAATGAATGATGGTTTGATTCGATCGGCAGCAGAGCAAGGTGCAACCGTTTACATTACTGGACAGTTTCGTGTTTCCGCTAAACAAGCCGTGTTAGATACGGGAATGTGTGTGATTGAAGTGGGGCATCGACGCTGTGAACAGTGGGGATTAAGGACGTTGTCTGCGGTACTGCGGCAGCGTTGGTCAGCGCTCAGAACGATCGTTATAAGCTAA
- a CDS encoding metallo-mystery pair system four-Cys motif protein, translated as MRLRLSLFFGAIASLISIPSAIAQSSQPVSIQFRGLVGAQSFQCNSTYLLGTPSTSVAPADFRFYVSDVTLIDAQGKAVPVTLTQDNRWQYQNVALIDFENKTGMCSNGTTETNDRIVGTVPKGNYKGIRFALGVPFKLNHEDATIAPSPLNLTSLWWNWRGGYKFARIDFALPMSGMKHDQPHSSNKQQGFNIHLGSTGCNATNNRQKPESCTNLNTATITFENFNPQNSVIVADLKSLVANSNLMKNQPGTGLGCMSDPKDGDCTAILTNFGLPQTGKSARQTFFRVAPRP; from the coding sequence ATGAGATTACGGCTCTCTTTATTTTTTGGTGCGATCGCGTCACTGATTTCTATTCCAAGTGCGATCGCTCAATCGTCTCAACCTGTTTCGATCCAATTTCGCGGATTGGTTGGCGCTCAATCGTTTCAGTGTAATTCAACTTACTTACTCGGTACACCTTCAACCTCTGTTGCTCCTGCTGATTTTCGCTTCTATGTCTCAGATGTAACGTTGATCGATGCTCAAGGAAAAGCCGTTCCCGTAACATTAACGCAAGATAATCGCTGGCAATATCAGAATGTTGCACTGATTGATTTTGAAAATAAAACCGGAATGTGTTCAAACGGTACAACTGAGACAAACGATCGTATTGTTGGAACGGTTCCAAAAGGCAATTACAAGGGAATTCGCTTCGCGTTAGGCGTTCCGTTTAAGCTCAATCACGAAGATGCAACGATCGCGCCTTCACCTTTAAACCTCACATCGCTCTGGTGGAATTGGAGAGGCGGCTATAAGTTTGCTCGAATCGATTTTGCTCTACCGATGTCAGGCATGAAGCACGATCAACCTCACTCATCCAATAAACAGCAGGGATTTAATATTCATCTGGGTAGTACCGGATGCAATGCTACGAATAATCGCCAAAAACCAGAAAGTTGTACAAATCTGAATACTGCAACGATTACATTTGAAAACTTTAATCCCCAAAACAGCGTCATTGTTGCCGATCTTAAATCTCTAGTAGCAAACTCAAATTTGATGAAGAACCAGCCTGGCACTGGACTTGGCTGTATGTCTGATCCTAAAGACGGCGATTGTACTGCAATTCTCACGAATTTCGGATTGCCTCAAACTGGAAAATCTGCCCGTCAAACATTCTTTCGAGTTGCCCCGCGACCATGA